One Mycobacterium paraseoulense genomic window, GGACACCGACCCGGACCGGCGCGCGTGGCACTTGGCCGTCGCCGCCGCGGGTCCCGATGAATCCGTCGCCGTCCAACTCGAGCGGTCCGCGGGTCGGGCGCAGAGCCGAGGAGGTGTCGCCGCCGCGGCCGCGTTCCTGGAGCGAGCGACCCAGTTGACAGCCGACCCGGTACGCCGTGGAACCAGGGCGCTGGCGGCCGCTCAGGCGAAGCGCGACGTGGCCGCGTTCGACGCCGCGGAGGAGCTACTCACGATCGCGGAATCGGCGTCCCTGGAAGCGCTGGAGCGAGCCCAGGTCAAGCGGCTGCGCGCCCAGATAGCGTTCGCCAGGAGCCGCAGCGGCGACGCCAACGCGCCGACGGTATCCGACTCGGCGGTCGGGCTGCTGGATGCCGCGAAGGGGCTGGAATCGCTCGATGACGCGCAGGCCCGGGAGACGTACTTGGAGGCCGTGGGAGCGGCGATGTTCGGCGGACGGCTGTGCCCGCATGGCGGCATCGCGATGACCGCGGCGACGGCGCGCTCGGCACCGCCCCGGCCCGAACCCGCCCGGCCCGTCGATCTGCTACTTGATGGCATTGCCATCCGGGCCACCGACGGCCACTCCGCGGGCGTTCCCGCGCTCCGTGAGGCGATCGACCGCATCTGCACGGAAGCGCACCGCGGCGATTCCGAGGTGATGCGATGGTTCTGGCAGGCCTTCCCCATCGTCCAGGAATCCGCGGCCCATGAGCTCTGGGACGACGACGCGTGGCACCAACTGGCCACCCAGGCCGTCCGGCTGGCCCGCGACGCGGGCGCGCTGGCCATGCTACCGCTTGCGCTGGTCTACCGCGCCGGCGTGCACGTGCAGGCGGGTGAGTTCGCCACGGCTGCAGCGCTTATCGAAGAAGCCGAAGGCATCGCCGCCGCCACCGGCTACACCCCGGTGAAGTATCACTCCCTGACATTGCCGGCCTGGCGGGGCACCGAAGCCGAGGCAGTGAAGCTCATGGAGGCCGCGCTCGCCGACGGGATGACCCGAGGCGAAGGGCGCGTGATCGGGTTGACCGGGTACGCGACGGCCGTGCTGTACAACGGCCTTGGCCGCTATGGCGACGCCTTCACGGCCGTCCGGCAGGCATGCGAGCACGAGGACCTGGGGCTGTTCGGTTGGTGCCTGGTCGAACTCATCGAGGCGGGCGTCCGATGCGGTGAACGCGACGCGGCGCAAGACGCCCTGCAGCAACTCCGAGACCGCACACAAAGCAACGGAAGTGATTGGGCAGCAGGGATCTTGGCCCGGTCGCGAGCATTGCTGGCAGACGACCGGGTTTCCGAACGGGACTACCGCGAGGCAATCGAGAGGCTGGAGCGCACCCGGATTACCGTGCACCTCTCCCGAGCCCATCTGGTCTACGGGGAATGGCTGCGCCGGTGCAACCGCCGCGTCGACGCGCGCGCGGAGCTACACACCGCGCACGAGATGTTCGCCCGAATGGGAGCCGATGGGTTCGCCGAGCGCGCCCGCCGCGAGCTCATGGCGACGGGCGAGAAGGTCAGCAAACGGTCCGCGGCACCAGGAGACGAATTGACGGCCCAGGAAGCGCAGATCGCGCGGCTGGCCGGCGAAGGTATGACGAATCCCGAGATCGCCGCCCAACTGTTCCTCAGCACGCATACGGTCGAGTGGCACCTGCGAAAGGTGTTCGCCAAGCTCGGCATCACCTCGCGCAGGCAACTCCGGGGAGCGGCTACGCACTGACTACGGACTTCCAAGGGTTCGAGCGTCCCCCGTCCACGCGACGCTGAATTCGCCAGTTCATCGCACACCTCGGGAGGGCGCAGGTCATGAAGGTATTAGTTATCGGCGGCAGCGGGCTGATCGGCTCGCAGGTCGTCGCCAATCTGACGGAGCTGGGACATGAGGCAGTCGCGGCCTCGCCCCGGTCGGGTGTCGACAGCGTCACCGGTACAGGGCTGGCCGAGGCGGTCGCGGGTGTCCACACGGTGGTCGACGTGTCCAACTCGCCGTCCTTCGACGACGACCCCGTCATGCACTTCTTCACCACGTCGACGAGAAACCTTCTCGCCGCGGAGCGCGAGGCGGGTGTGCAACACCACGTCGCGCTCTCGATCGTGGGCGCCGACCGTGCCCCGGACAGTGGCTACATGCGGGCCAAGGTCGCCCAGGAGAAGTTGATCGAGGAATCGGACATTCCGTACTCGATCGTGCGAGCGACACAGTTCTTCGAATTCGTCGAACCCATCGCCGACTCGGCAACCGACGGCAACACGGTCCGCCTGCCGGTTGGGGCGTTCCAGCCCATCGCGGCCAAGGACGTCGCCACGGCCGTCACCCGTGCAGCGATCGGCGACCCGACCAACGGCATCACCAACATCGCCGGCCCCGAAAAGCGTGGCATGGACGAATTCATCAGGACCGCACTTTCCGCATCCAACGATCCCCGTCAGGTAGTGGGAGACCCCACGGCCGGCTATTTCGGTACCGGGCTCGACGAACACACCATCGTTCCGCTCGACAGCGAGGACCCCACGATCTACTCGACCCGCTTCGGCGAGTGGATGGCCACGAGAACGACGAGCGACGCGCATTAGGCGCGCGTCGTAGGGACGGGGGTGGATCGATGTCACGGGTTGCGATGATCACCGGGGCCAGCCGCGGCATCGGCGCGGCGACCGCAGGGGTCCTTGCCGAACGCGGATTTCGGGTGGTGGTCAACCACCGCGCCAGCGGCCGGCAAGCCGAGGAGGTGGTTGCCGGCATCACGGGGGCCGGCGGCGAGGCGCTGGCGATTCAGGCCGACGTCACCGTGCCCGGTGACGTCTCCGCGATGGTCGACGAGATCGCTGGGCGCTGGGGGGGCGTGGACGTGCTGGTGCACAACGCGTTGATACCGTTCGTGGTCACCTCCTTGGCCGATCTGACCTGGGAGGAACTCGGCGGCAAGGTGAACGCGGAGCTACACGCCGCTTACATGTTGACGAAGGCCGTTGTGCCGGGCATGGTTTCGCGCGGCTACGGCCGGCTGGTTTACCTCAGCACGGGGCTGTCCCGGCGCCCGCGCGAGGGGATGATCGCGCTCGGCACAGCGAAGGCGGCCCTGGACCAGTTCGTCCGGTACGTCGCACTCGAACTCGCACCGCGCGGAATCACCGCCAACCTCGTCGCACCGGCCACCGTCAGCGGAACGACGGTGACCGGGCAACTCACGTCCGACCGGGTGCGTGAGCTCGGAGAGGCCGCGCCGATGGGGCGGCTGGTCACGCCGGCCGAGGTGGCCCACACGATCGCATTTTTGGCGAGCGAGGAGTCCGGTTTCACGACCGGCCATTACCTGCCGGTCAACGGCGGTATTGCGATGGACTGAAGGAGCCGACCACCATGCATACGATCGACCTGGCGTACGTCGGGCGCGGCATCCACGAAGAACTCGTCGCCTACGTGGCCGATCAGGAGGGCTACTTCGAAGACGAAGGGGTCCACGTCGCCGTGCGGGACGGGATCGGCTGGGGCTCAGAGCGTCTGCGTAACTGCGCGACGATCGGCCTGGGCCGCGCCCTGTTATCGCGGTTGACCGAAGGCATCGAGTGGACGGCACTGAGCGTGAACACCCACCGCCCGCTATTCTGGTTTCTCGGTGGCGCCCGGGTGAGATCGATGGCGGATCTGCGCGGGCGCCGGCTCGCGGTACATGCGGCGCACACAGCTCCCGGATGTTTTGCCCGAATTGTGTTGCGCCGGTGCGGTCTTGATCCCGATCGGGACCTGCAGTGTGTGGCTCGTTCCCCGGGTGACTATCAGATGGATTTGCGAAGGTTGCGCGATGGTTCGATCGATGCTGCTTACGTCGGCAGCACCCTGGTACCCGAGCAGGTCGCCGAGGAGGAGGGCTTCCACCTACTGGCCTGGGTGGGAGATCATTTCCAGATTCCAACCGTCGGGGTCGCGGTCGACTCGACCCGACTCCAGCCTGAGGGTACCGCGGTGCAGGCGGTGGTGCGGGCCAACCGGCGCGCCCTGCAGACGCTGGCCGACCGGCCCGAACTCGCAATCGATTACATGGCGTCTTTTCTGAACCGGTCGACGCGTGAAGAGGTGCAACGTCATTACGAACGCTACATCGGGCCGTACTTCACCTCCGACGGACGGGCGGACCTCGACGTCGCACGGCGGGCGGTTGATGCGGTGGCGGCC contains:
- a CDS encoding ABC transporter substrate-binding protein, encoding MHTIDLAYVGRGIHEELVAYVADQEGYFEDEGVHVAVRDGIGWGSERLRNCATIGLGRALLSRLTEGIEWTALSVNTHRPLFWFLGGARVRSMADLRGRRLAVHAAHTAPGCFARIVLRRCGLDPDRDLQCVARSPGDYQMDLRRLRDGSIDAAYVGSTLVPEQVAEEEGFHLLAWVGDHFQIPTVGVAVDSTRLQPEGTAVQAVVRANRRALQTLADRPELAIDYMASFLNRSTREEVQRHYERYIGPYFTSDGRADLDVARRAVDAVAAELGTPSPPAEQVYRC
- a CDS encoding SDR family oxidoreductase, producing MSRVAMITGASRGIGAATAGVLAERGFRVVVNHRASGRQAEEVVAGITGAGGEALAIQADVTVPGDVSAMVDEIAGRWGGVDVLVHNALIPFVVTSLADLTWEELGGKVNAELHAAYMLTKAVVPGMVSRGYGRLVYLSTGLSRRPREGMIALGTAKAALDQFVRYVALELAPRGITANLVAPATVSGTTVTGQLTSDRVRELGEAAPMGRLVTPAEVAHTIAFLASEESGFTTGHYLPVNGGIAMD
- a CDS encoding helix-turn-helix transcriptional regulator, giving the protein MCVTKTFPAQRLRGRRSECAALDRATSAARSGHSQVLVLRGEAGIGKTALLDFVAGRAAGFRTARVGGVESEMELAFAALQQLCSPLLACIDRLPAPQREALEIAFGCSAGPAPDRFLVGLAVLSLIGAATESQPLLVLVDDAQWIDRISAQTLAFVARRLVAEPAAIIFAVREEVGDELAGLPELTVSGLNSGDARALLDSAIVGRLDDQVRDRIVAETRGNPLALLELPKGFTAAELAGGFGRPDSWPLAGQIEQTFLRRIRSLPDHAQRLLLVAAAEPIGDTALLIRAAERLGLEPDAAAGAEAAGLIDVGTRVRFHHPLVRSAAYRSADVMERRRAHRALADATDRDTDPDRRAWHLAVAAAGPDESVAVQLERSAGRAQSRGGVAAAAAFLERATQLTADPVRRGTRALAAAQAKRDVAAFDAAEELLTIAESASLEALERAQVKRLRAQIAFARSRSGDANAPTVSDSAVGLLDAAKGLESLDDAQARETYLEAVGAAMFGGRLCPHGGIAMTAATARSAPPRPEPARPVDLLLDGIAIRATDGHSAGVPALREAIDRICTEAHRGDSEVMRWFWQAFPIVQESAAHELWDDDAWHQLATQAVRLARDAGALAMLPLALVYRAGVHVQAGEFATAAALIEEAEGIAAATGYTPVKYHSLTLPAWRGTEAEAVKLMEAALADGMTRGEGRVIGLTGYATAVLYNGLGRYGDAFTAVRQACEHEDLGLFGWCLVELIEAGVRCGERDAAQDALQQLRDRTQSNGSDWAAGILARSRALLADDRVSERDYREAIERLERTRITVHLSRAHLVYGEWLRRCNRRVDARAELHTAHEMFARMGADGFAERARRELMATGEKVSKRSAAPGDELTAQEAQIARLAGEGMTNPEIAAQLFLSTHTVEWHLRKVFAKLGITSRRQLRGAATH
- a CDS encoding SDR family oxidoreductase translates to MKVLVIGGSGLIGSQVVANLTELGHEAVAASPRSGVDSVTGTGLAEAVAGVHTVVDVSNSPSFDDDPVMHFFTTSTRNLLAAEREAGVQHHVALSIVGADRAPDSGYMRAKVAQEKLIEESDIPYSIVRATQFFEFVEPIADSATDGNTVRLPVGAFQPIAAKDVATAVTRAAIGDPTNGITNIAGPEKRGMDEFIRTALSASNDPRQVVGDPTAGYFGTGLDEHTIVPLDSEDPTIYSTRFGEWMATRTTSDAH